The window GCCGAAGGAATCGTCGACGACTGGAACACGCTGTAAAAACTGTGGAACACACGTAACACAGCAGTTCGCTCGAGTATTCGGTGACAACGGTGACGTTGTCCACGGGTGCCCGTCGTGTACGACGTACCGAGAGATGCAATCCGGCGGACATCTCCCGTCGCGCTAATACGCAGTATTGACACGTCGTTCGTCACGAAATCGTACTTTTCCAAACGTGAACTCACGACGTGAAGCGATCGACCCACACTAGTTGAATTTACCCCAATCTGACACTATATTTTACATCAGATTGAAGAGTGTTGTAGTCGAAGGCCGTAGCAATACGATGGTAGGTGGTGGAATGTGTGCGAACGGAACCAGTCGTTGGAGCACCTGAGTAATGTCCGTACAGGAGCGCCGAACGGAGACTCTCGCGGAAAGTGAGGTCTTTCACATCCTCGGAAACGACCGGCGGCGAGCAATCGTCCAGTTGCTCGCCGATCAGCCGGGTCAGCTAGACGTCTCTGACGTTGCCTCGGAGATCGCCGAAATGGAGTCCGACGCCGGCTCCGTCCCGAACAATCTCTATAAGAGCGTCTACGTCTCTCTGCAGCAGACGCATCTCCCGCAACTCGAGGAGGACGGCGTCATCGCGTACGATTCGACGGCGAAAACGATCGAACCTGGTGTCCACTTCGAGGACGTGTACCGATACGTCGACGGTGCCCACACCGAGTACAGCCCCGTCCTGGTGAGTCACCTATCGCTGTGCGTGCTCGGTCTGCTGGTTATCGCGCTCACCGGACTCTCGTTGCCCGTAGTGTCGAGCATCGATCCAGTGCTCTCGAGCGTACTCATCCTGCTCGCAATCGGTGCGAGCAGTCTGTATCGGCTCCTGGGTTGATGCGATTTGCTGTACCTTTTTACCGGGTATTCCCCTACCGGGTCGGCAATACGCGGTAAGAGACTGCAGCAGATCGTATGAGGCGAGCGGTTGAAAAGCGAACGACGGACTGTTGGACTCTTATCGCCGAGAGAGAAATGCCAGCGAGTGCCCCGGCCGCTGGGTGGTGTGATGAAGGAGTGCGAGAACGAACACGAGGAGACACACTCCCAGGACGACGAGGGGGCCGATGGTCGGCGACATCGAGCCCACGGAAAACGAGGCGAGGGTGAACACGATCGCCCCGGCCACCGACAAGGAGGCGTAGTACCAGTGCCAGGGTCGCTGATTCTGGAGGTCGCGATCCAGATATGGTTCGAACGTCTCCTCGTTTGGGACGAGTTCGATCCGGTGGGCGTCTGGATCCCAGTTGACGATGCCGTGATCCTCGAGCATCGGGAGGTGGGTTTGATACAGGGAGATGTAGACCCGGCGGCGCTGGGCTCGCGTGACGTCGTCCGTGCTGATCTCGTTTTCCCAGGCGGCAACCTGTTCGACCAGTGGCGCGAGGTCGCAGGTTCCCTGCTGGCGCTTGAGGTACTGTACGGTCTGTCGTCGTCTGGCGTTGCTGAACACGTCGAACAGCTCCGCCTGTGAAAGCGTGCCGTCGGTCATAGTCCTCGAGGCCCTCGAACGGCGGGAGTCCGATCCCAGGTGTACAACGTCATCGAAATGCTCACGAGGCCTACTCCAACCGAGTGTCACTTTACTATCTCGCGTCTACCCCGTCGAAATCGCCATATACCGGTCGGATACGGTGAGTAACACGACAGTCGACACCTTCGATCGGACGCGAGTCAAAAACCGCGTTCCGCGCTCGAGTCCGTGCGTCCTGGCCGTGTTCGCAACCTCCCGTCGTGACCCCGTAGTCGGGTACTACTCACCCCTCAGGTCGGGGATAACAAAGCCCGGTTGCCCGAAGTACCTACGTGATTACCCGAACGGGTACTGATCTCCATGTACAGCAACGTATTCCATCGACGAGACCACGGTGACGTATCGACCGCTCGAGGTGACCGACGATGACGAGGGCCGAGCGTCCATTTGAAACGGGCGAAAACTGCACTATCGACGACGAGGCGACGATTGGCTACGGTGTCGACGCCGGGCGTACCCCGCCGCTGATCGGACACAATGCGACCATCAGACACGGATCGATCATCTACGGTGACGTCGTCATCGGCGACGACTTCGTGACCGGCCACGACGTCCTCGTCCGCGAGGAGACAACGATCGGCCACGACGTCCTCATCGGGACGAAGTCGATCGTCGACGGGCGTACCGACATCGGCTCGCACGTGAGTATTCAGTCGGCCGTCTACGTCCCGACCGACACGACGATCGGATCTAACGTCTTCGTCGGCCCCGGTGCCGTCCTGACGAACGACCAGTATCCGATCCGAACCGAGAGCGGTCTCGAGGGGCCGACGATCGAGGATGGTGCCTCCATCGGCGCGAACGCGACGTTGCTCCCCGGGGTCACGATCGGCGAAAACGCGTTCGTCGCCGCGGGTGCGCTCATTACTGAGGACGTTCCACCAGACACGCTCGCCGTCGGTGCACCGGCCGAACCACGACCACTCCCGGCACCCCTCGAGGGGCCAAACCAGCTAGGATGACCGAGATAACTATCGCCGATCCCGACCTCGGCTCGGCCGCATACGATCGGGTACACTCGGTTCTCGAGAGTGGACAGCTCGCCGACGGGCCGGAAGTTCGTCGGTTCGAACGGGAGTTCGCCCGGTACTGCGGGGCCGATCACGGCGTCGCGACGACCAACGGGACGACCGCGCTGGTGACGGCGCTCAACGCCCTCGGCGTCGAGGACGGTGACGCCGTCGTGACGACGAGCTTTTCGTTCGTCGCGAGCGCGAACGCGATTCGATTGGCGGGGGCGACGCCGCTGTTCGCCGATATCGATCCCGAGACGTACACGATCGATCCAGACGACGTCGCCCGGATCGTGCGCAACCGGCCCGACGTGGTTGGCATCCTCCCGGTACACCTCTACGGGTTGCCCGCGTCGATGGATCGGCTGCTCGAAGTGGCCGACGATCACGACCTCTTCGTTCTCGAGGACGCCTGCCAGGCCCACGGTGCTGCAATCGACGGCAGGCCGGTCGGGAGCCTCGGAGACGCGGCCTGCTTCTCGTTTTACCCGACGAAGAACATGACGACGGGCGAAGGCGGGATGATCACGACGACCCGGGAGGACGTTGCCCAGGCTGCGGCGGGGTATATCAACCACGGCCGTGACGTGACCGGCGACCGCGGCTACGACCACATCGCACTCGGGCAGAACCACCGGATGACGAGCCTGGCGGCCGCCATCGGGCGCACTCAGCTCGAGCGCCTCCCCACGTTTACTGCAGCCAGACAGAACAACGCGGCTGCCTACGACGAAGGGCTGGCCGACCTGCCGGTTACCACACCGACCGTCCCTGACGGCATGGAACACGTTTACCATCAGTACACGGTCGGGGTGGACGACCGCGACTCGCTCGCGACGTGGCTCGAGAATCGAGGGATCGGCACGGGCGTCTACTACCCGACGCCGATCCACCGCCAGCCGGCGTACGAAACGGTGAGCACGGCTGCGGCAACGCTCCCACACGCCGAGCGGGCGGCCGACCACGTACTGTCGCTCCCGGTACACCCGAACATCGATGCGGACGACCGAGAGACGGTTCTCGAGGCGATTGCTGCTTACTACGACGGACAATGACACGGGATACGACGACTTCATCGACGGAACCGATCCGTGCCGGCGTCATCGGCGTCGGCGCAATGGGCGAGAATCACGCACGCATCTACGGCGAACTCAGGGGTGTCGACCTCGTCGGCGTCACCGACCTCGACGAGGCACTCGCCGAGTCGGTCGCGAGCCGCTACGACACCGCGGCGGTGCCCATGGACGACCTGCTCGCGACCTGCGACGTCGTCACTGTCGCCGTCCCGACTCAGGCCCACTACGAGACGGTGTCGACCTGTCTCGAGGCCGGGGTTCACGTGCTCGTCGAGAAACCGATCGCGGAGACGCTCGATGAGGGACGAGCGCTGATACGAACGGCCGAGGACGCCGGTCTCATCTTGCAGGTCGGACACATCGAGCGGTTCAATCCGGCCGTCGAGACCGTCGCCGCGGTGATCGAGGAGCTAGACGTAATCGCCGTCGAGGCCGAACGACTCGGGCCGCCGGTCGACCGCACGACGACCGACGACGTCGTCTCCGATCTGATGATTCACGACATCGACGTGGTCGGGTCACTGCTTGAGGATACGCCGACGGTTGTGTCGGCGATGAGTACCGACGACGGCCAGTACGCGACGACGACCATGCTGTCCGACGGCGTCATCGTCTCGTTGACGGCGAGTCGTCGAACGCAGAAGAAGGTTCGTCGACTCACGATCACCGCCAGCGAGTGTCTCGTCGAGGTCGATTACCTCCAGCAGTCGGTGTTGATCCACCGCGACTCCTACCCCGAGTACGTGACCGACGAGGGAACCAACCGCCACCGTCACGAGAGCGTCGTCGAACGGCCTCGCGTCGAGAACGGCGAACCACTCAAGCGGGAACTCGAGGCGTTCGTCGACGCGGTCAGAACCGGCTCGGAACCGCCCGTAACCGGGGAGGACGGACTGGCCGCCCTCGAGACCGTCGAACGCATCGAACGGCTGTGTGCCGATTCCGATCGGGAGGTGATCGCCCGATGAGCAGGGAGCCGATGGGGCTGTACGGCTACGGGGGAACCGAGTCGGCCCAACGGCGGGCGCTGACGCGCGGGGAGGTTCCCGTCGCCGTCTACGGCCTCGGGAAGATGGGGCTCCCCCTCGCGGGCGTGTTCGCCGAGGTGACCGGCGCGGTGACGGGTGTCGACATCGACCCCGCGGTCGTCGACGCGGTGAACGCCGGTGAGAGCCACGTCGGCGGCGAACCCGGTCTCGAGGAACTGCTGGCCGACCAGGTCGCTCGCGGGCGTCTCGAGGCGACGACCGACGGCGCGAGCGCGGCGACGAACGCGCGAATCCACGTCATCATCGTGCCGACGCTGATCACGCCCGACGATCAGCCCGACCTGTCGACGATCGAATCCGTCGTTGCGGACGTCGCTGGCGGCCTCTCGAAGGGCGATCTCGTCATCGTCGAATCGACCCTTCCCCCGGGCACCTGTCGGGACGTCATCGCCCCGCATCTCGCCGCCGAAAGCGGTCTCGAGCCCGGTTCCTTCGGCGTCGCCTTCTGTCCCGAACGGACGGCCTCCGGCTCCGCGCTGCGGGACATTCGCGGGCAGTACCCGAAGGTCGTCGGCGGCGTCGACGACGAGAGCGGGCGCGCGGCGGCGCTCGTGTACGACGAACTCTCGAGCAACGCCGTTCACCTGGTCTCGGACGCGACGACGGCCGAGGCGGTGAAGGTGTTCGAGGGGGTCTACCGAGACGTCAACATCGCGCTGTCGAACCAGCTGGCCGGCACCGCGCCCGAACTCGGAGTCTCGGTTCGCGAGGTGATCGAGACGGCCAACCACATTCCGATGTGTCACCTCCACGATCCGGGGCCGGGCGTCGGCGGCCACTGCATTCCGTACTACCCGCACTTCCTGCTCTCGCAGGTGGAGACGCCGCTCGAGATGGTCGAACTCGGCCGGCGGGTCAACCGCGAGATGCCTGCCAGAACGGTGACGATGCTCGAGGACGCGCTCACGGCGCTGACCCGATCCGGGCGTGACGATGGCGACGTGCTCGAGGACGCCGCCGTGCTCGTTCTCGGCTTCACCTACCGGCCGGGCGTCGAGGAGACCAGGGCCTCACCCGCGATCGATATCGTCGAGACGCTCCGCGAGCGGGGTGCGGACGTCTGGGGCTGTGACCCGCTGGTCGACCCGGCCGACTTCGGCGCCCAGGCGATCGACGTCGACGACCTCGCGTCGGGGCCGACGTTCGACGCGGCGATCCTCGTGACGCCTCAGTCCGACTTCGAGCGGATTCCGTGGGCCACCTTCGAGCCGATGGTCGTCCTCGACGGCCGGGACGTCCTCGCGCTCGAGGAGACCGACCACCGCGTCGTCACCCTGGGCGGCGCTCGCGGCAACCGGCCGACGGTCATCGACGGCGACGTGCTGGCCGAAACCGGGACGTCGACGATCGGTCGGCCGGCGGCGTTCGATGCGTCCCGGTAGTGACAGTGCCACAGCGACGGAACGACGGTGTCGCCCTCGAGTGAGCACCGACATACCGCCATCCTCGAGTGGTGCACCGAGATACCGTCATCCTCGAGCGGGCACCGGGATACCGTCATCCTCAGATGAGGGTCAGATACCAGTAGCTGGTCGGTACGGCCTGCTTCTCGTTTGACAGGCACTCGCTACTCGAGCGGCCGCTCGAGTATTCGTCTCCGACCGTCTCGAAGCCGATCAATAACGAAACGCTCGGTACTGGTCACCCCGAGTGATGACCGACTGCTCGGGCTCGGGACAACCCACCCGCGACGACGTGACTGGTCGATCGAGTCGGTACCGGCCGCGACGGTGGCACCGATGACCGTCGTCGTCTTCGCGTTCGAGGGGCTCGACGAGGCGTCTCTCGAGCGGTTTGCACCCGACGTGCCGACGATCGCCGACCTTCGCGAGCGTGGGGTCTCGGGAACGCTCGAGCCGACGGTACCGGCGACGCCCGCCAGCGTGTGGACGTCGGTCGTGACGGGTACGGATCCGAGCTATCACGGGATTTTCGACGAGACGACCGCCGAGGGCTATCCCGGTGCCGGCCGTCCCGTCTCCGCTATCGACGTTCGTCGGCCCACGCTGTGGGACTACCTGACCGGCGAGGGGGCCAACACGATCGTCTGTGGGTTGCCGCTGACCGATCCGCCGGGGCCGATGAACGGCGTCGTCGTCCCGGGACGCACGGCCGGCGACTCGAGCGCTGTCGCGCTTCCGGTCGCCGATCCGGCGGACGACGAATCACCACCTCCCTTCCAGGAATCGAGACGGGGAACGATACCGAACGCCTCCGACACCGGCTTACCCGCGGGCCGCCCGTGGACGGTCGCCGACCTCGAGGGGCCGGCCGAACTACCGTCGCTCATCGACGCCAGACGCCGCTTGAGCGTCGACCTCCTCGACACCGAACCGTGGGAACTGGCCATCGTCCACGTCCCGGTGGCCGATCCATCGGGAAGACTGCCCGACGGAACGACTGATACGAGTCGGGCGATTTACCGCGCTGCCGACCGCCTCGTCGCGTCCGTCCTCGAGACCGTTCCGGACGAGACAACGGTCGTCGGCTGTTCGCCGTTGGGTGCGCCCCAACCGGTCGAGTACCGCGTGCACGTCAACGAACTGCTCGCAGCAAACGGGTTGCTCGAGCGCGAGCCGAAACGCGGGTCGGGGACTGGATCCGGCCTGGTGCCATCGCTCGAGTCACTCCTCGCGACCGCCTCGAGCGCGTTCAGTCGGGCCACGAGCGCGTTCAGTCGGATCTCGAGAATGTTCGGGCGGGCCTCGATGCACCACCATCGGAACGACGAGGACTGGACGTCGGCGTACCAGTGGGGTCGTTCCCTGGCGTTCTGTCCGAGTGCGAGCGGTGCGGGCGTTCGCCTCAACGTGGCCGGCCGCGAACGGTACGGCCGGGTCGTCAACTCCGCCTACGAGGAGACGAGAGCGGCCGTTCTCGAGGCGTTGCGCGACTGTCGTGACCCGGACGGCAATCCGGCGTTTGAGTTCGCCTGCAACCGCGAGCATCTGTACGATGGCCCGTTCGTCCGGGAGGCTCCGGACGTGATCTGTTCGACGGCCAGGACGGCGTGTACGCTCGCTCCGGAACCCGGCAGGCGGTCGTTTACCCCAGCAGCGGGTGCCACCCAGCCCGGCCCGGGAACGTTCTTCGCGGCCGGGCCAGCGATTCGAGAGAACGGGAACGCCAACGAGAACGGCCCGCTGACCGCCGCCGACATCGCGCCGCTGGTGATCGCAGCACTCGGTCGTCCCGTCCCAACGTTGATGACGGGTTCGGTTCCCGAGGAGGTGGTTCGTGGCGCCATCGGGTATGGCACGTACACGACGGTCGCCCACGGGACGGTACTGACCGA of the Natronosalvus vescus genome contains:
- a CDS encoding DUF7563 family protein gives rise to the protein MTSTRLTWTPKESSTTGTRCKNCGTHVTQQFARVFGDNGDVVHGCPSCTTYREMQSGGHLPSR
- a CDS encoding DUF7344 domain-containing protein, encoding MSVQERRTETLAESEVFHILGNDRRRAIVQLLADQPGQLDVSDVASEIAEMESDAGSVPNNLYKSVYVSLQQTHLPQLEEDGVIAYDSTAKTIEPGVHFEDVYRYVDGAHTEYSPVLVSHLSLCVLGLLVIALTGLSLPVVSSIDPVLSSVLILLAIGASSLYRLLG
- a CDS encoding DUF7344 domain-containing protein; this translates as MTDGTLSQAELFDVFSNARRRQTVQYLKRQQGTCDLAPLVEQVAAWENEISTDDVTRAQRRRVYISLYQTHLPMLEDHGIVNWDPDAHRIELVPNEETFEPYLDRDLQNQRPWHWYYASLSVAGAIVFTLASFSVGSMSPTIGPLVVLGVCLLVFVLALLHHTTQRPGHSLAFLSRR
- a CDS encoding acyltransferase, which codes for MTRAERPFETGENCTIDDEATIGYGVDAGRTPPLIGHNATIRHGSIIYGDVVIGDDFVTGHDVLVREETTIGHDVLIGTKSIVDGRTDIGSHVSIQSAVYVPTDTTIGSNVFVGPGAVLTNDQYPIRTESGLEGPTIEDGASIGANATLLPGVTIGENAFVAAGALITEDVPPDTLAVGAPAEPRPLPAPLEGPNQLG
- a CDS encoding DegT/DnrJ/EryC1/StrS family aminotransferase; this encodes MTEITIADPDLGSAAYDRVHSVLESGQLADGPEVRRFEREFARYCGADHGVATTNGTTALVTALNALGVEDGDAVVTTSFSFVASANAIRLAGATPLFADIDPETYTIDPDDVARIVRNRPDVVGILPVHLYGLPASMDRLLEVADDHDLFVLEDACQAHGAAIDGRPVGSLGDAACFSFYPTKNMTTGEGGMITTTREDVAQAAAGYINHGRDVTGDRGYDHIALGQNHRMTSLAAAIGRTQLERLPTFTAARQNNAAAYDEGLADLPVTTPTVPDGMEHVYHQYTVGVDDRDSLATWLENRGIGTGVYYPTPIHRQPAYETVSTAAATLPHAERAADHVLSLPVHPNIDADDRETVLEAIAAYYDGQ
- a CDS encoding Gfo/Idh/MocA family protein, which produces MTRDTTTSSTEPIRAGVIGVGAMGENHARIYGELRGVDLVGVTDLDEALAESVASRYDTAAVPMDDLLATCDVVTVAVPTQAHYETVSTCLEAGVHVLVEKPIAETLDEGRALIRTAEDAGLILQVGHIERFNPAVETVAAVIEELDVIAVEAERLGPPVDRTTTDDVVSDLMIHDIDVVGSLLEDTPTVVSAMSTDDGQYATTTMLSDGVIVSLTASRRTQKKVRRLTITASECLVEVDYLQQSVLIHRDSYPEYVTDEGTNRHRHESVVERPRVENGEPLKRELEAFVDAVRTGSEPPVTGEDGLAALETVERIERLCADSDREVIAR
- a CDS encoding nucleotide sugar dehydrogenase codes for the protein MSREPMGLYGYGGTESAQRRALTRGEVPVAVYGLGKMGLPLAGVFAEVTGAVTGVDIDPAVVDAVNAGESHVGGEPGLEELLADQVARGRLEATTDGASAATNARIHVIIVPTLITPDDQPDLSTIESVVADVAGGLSKGDLVIVESTLPPGTCRDVIAPHLAAESGLEPGSFGVAFCPERTASGSALRDIRGQYPKVVGGVDDESGRAAALVYDELSSNAVHLVSDATTAEAVKVFEGVYRDVNIALSNQLAGTAPELGVSVREVIETANHIPMCHLHDPGPGVGGHCIPYYPHFLLSQVETPLEMVELGRRVNREMPARTVTMLEDALTALTRSGRDDGDVLEDAAVLVLGFTYRPGVEETRASPAIDIVETLRERGADVWGCDPLVDPADFGAQAIDVDDLASGPTFDAAILVTPQSDFERIPWATFEPMVVLDGRDVLALEETDHRVVTLGGARGNRPTVIDGDVLAETGTSTIGRPAAFDASR
- a CDS encoding alkaline phosphatase family protein; this encodes MTVVVFAFEGLDEASLERFAPDVPTIADLRERGVSGTLEPTVPATPASVWTSVVTGTDPSYHGIFDETTAEGYPGAGRPVSAIDVRRPTLWDYLTGEGANTIVCGLPLTDPPGPMNGVVVPGRTAGDSSAVALPVADPADDESPPPFQESRRGTIPNASDTGLPAGRPWTVADLEGPAELPSLIDARRRLSVDLLDTEPWELAIVHVPVADPSGRLPDGTTDTSRAIYRAADRLVASVLETVPDETTVVGCSPLGAPQPVEYRVHVNELLAANGLLEREPKRGSGTGSGLVPSLESLLATASSAFSRATSAFSRISRMFGRASMHHHRNDEDWTSAYQWGRSLAFCPSASGAGVRLNVAGRERYGRVVNSAYEETRAAVLEALRDCRDPDGNPAFEFACNREHLYDGPFVREAPDVICSTARTACTLAPEPGRRSFTPAAGATQPGPGTFFAAGPAIRENGNANENGPLTAADIAPLVIAALGRPVPTLMTGSVPEEVVRGAIGYGTYTTVAHGTVLTDPTFDDALLGDHLEEFDYR